The following are encoded in a window of Flavobacterium psychrotrophum genomic DNA:
- a CDS encoding endo alpha-1,4 polygalactosaminidase translates to MKATILVIFIALLTGCSKSDDSNNSNTPEDRDFKQDMRDFVIGISQKAKTANPNFAVIPQNGIELVSSTGEEGGSPATAYLDAIDGNGQEDLLYGYDSDDKATNTATTNYLKSFLNISKNAGNTILVTDYCSTASKMTASYTANQASGYVSYAAPDRNLTVIPGTAPHNVNSNNITKLSDVKNFIFFINPENLATKADFIRAVTATNYDAVIIDLFFNEEQFTAQEIVQLRHKANGGTRMVICYMSIGEAEDYRYYWKNLWNSDKPDWIAAENPDWPGNYKVKYWNQDWQDIIYKNSDSYLDKITAAGFDGVYLDIIDAFEYFEN, encoded by the coding sequence ATGAAAGCAACAATTTTAGTAATATTTATAGCCCTGCTTACAGGATGCAGCAAAAGCGATGATAGTAACAATAGCAATACACCTGAAGACAGGGATTTTAAGCAGGATATGCGCGATTTTGTTATCGGCATCAGCCAAAAGGCAAAAACAGCTAATCCTAATTTTGCTGTGATTCCGCAAAACGGCATTGAGCTGGTAAGCAGCACCGGAGAAGAGGGTGGAAGCCCGGCAACGGCTTATCTAGATGCCATAGATGGTAACGGGCAGGAAGATTTGCTGTACGGCTATGATAGTGACGATAAGGCAACAAACACTGCTACGACAAATTACCTGAAAAGTTTTCTGAACATTTCTAAAAATGCGGGCAACACCATACTGGTTACAGATTATTGCAGCACGGCCTCAAAAATGACGGCTTCTTATACCGCCAACCAGGCTTCGGGATATGTTTCTTATGCCGCGCCAGATCGTAACCTTACCGTAATACCCGGCACTGCGCCACATAATGTAAACAGTAATAACATTACAAAGTTATCTGATGTAAAGAATTTTATATTCTTTATCAACCCTGAGAATTTAGCCACTAAGGCTGATTTTATCAGGGCAGTAACAGCTACTAATTATGATGCTGTTATTATTGACCTGTTTTTTAATGAAGAGCAGTTTACTGCTCAGGAAATTGTACAATTAAGACATAAGGCTAATGGTGGTACACGTATGGTTATATGCTATATGTCTATAGGTGAGGCTGAAGATTACCGCTACTATTGGAAAAACTTGTGGAATTCGGACAAGCCGGACTGGATCGCTGCCGAAAATCCGGACTGGCCGGGCAACTATAAAGTAAAATACTGGAACCAGGACTGGCAGGATATCATTTACAAAAACAGCGACTCATATCTTGATAAAATAACAGCGGCAGGTTTTGACGGGGTGTACCTTGACATTATCGATGCGTTTGAGTATTTTGAGAATTAA
- the trhA gene encoding PAQR family membrane homeostasis protein TrhA — protein sequence MPKKNRKQEELWNTISHGTGAALSVAALVAMVVYSALYGTAIHLAASIVFGSSLILLYTASTVYHAAWKLKWKRILQRIDHLCIYVLIAGTYTPVALLGLKDTWGWAIFGFIWAFAIAGFIFKFSPLRKNEKLSLTLYGLMGWLIIVAIKPLISSVAPGMLYYLLGGGLCYTFGIYFYAKEKIPYNHTIWHMFVLGGSALHFAGIFIYLIP from the coding sequence ATGCCAAAAAAGAACCGCAAACAAGAGGAACTCTGGAACACCATAAGCCATGGTACCGGTGCGGCACTATCTGTAGCGGCACTTGTAGCTATGGTTGTATACAGCGCATTATATGGTACCGCCATACACCTTGCGGCATCTATTGTTTTTGGCAGCAGCCTTATTTTGCTCTATACAGCATCTACTGTTTACCATGCAGCATGGAAACTAAAATGGAAACGCATACTACAGCGCATAGACCACCTGTGCATTTATGTTTTGATAGCGGGAACATATACACCCGTTGCACTACTGGGACTAAAAGACACCTGGGGCTGGGCAATATTTGGGTTTATATGGGCCTTTGCCATTGCAGGGTTTATCTTTAAATTTTCGCCCCTGCGAAAAAATGAAAAGCTGTCCCTTACCTTATACGGGCTTATGGGCTGGCTTATTATTGTTGCCATAAAACCATTAATAAGCAGTGTGGCTCCGGGTATGCTGTATTATCTGTTAGGTGGAGGTTTATGTTATACTTTCGGCATCTACTTTTATGCCAAAGAAAAAATCCCGTATAACCATACCATCTGGCATATGTTTGTACTGGGTGGCAGTGCGCTGCACTTTGCGGGTATTTTTATATACCTCATTCCATAA
- a CDS encoding 2-dehydro-3-deoxyphosphooctonate aldolase, with the protein MKKLLLLGILIMATACVSTKNTIQNIDDTAVMPGLTKEKTFVITETASDKKYGYNQDYPVNLGFMPYSAAEINVKRFFGALSGPNGEKLEYKKTDSCCPFPTKKFDMGAGLLDIYEVTWEGLAKPKIIYINLYEKGKVMAPKDFGIRKVL; encoded by the coding sequence ATGAAAAAGCTCCTTCTATTGGGCATATTAATAATGGCGACAGCCTGTGTAAGCACAAAAAACACGATACAAAACATAGATGATACCGCCGTAATGCCGGGACTTACTAAAGAAAAGACTTTTGTAATTACCGAAACGGCTTCCGATAAAAAATATGGTTATAACCAGGATTACCCTGTTAACCTTGGTTTTATGCCCTACAGTGCGGCAGAAATTAACGTGAAACGCTTTTTTGGAGCACTTAGCGGCCCTAACGGGGAAAAGCTGGAGTATAAAAAAACAGATTCGTGCTGCCCATTCCCTACCAAGAAGTTTGATATGGGTGCCGGCCTGCTTGATATTTATGAAGTTACTTGGGAAGGACTTGCCAAACCTAAGATAATTTATATTAACCTGTATGAAAAAGGTAAGGTAATGGCACCTAAAGATTTTGGCATACGAAAAGTACTATAA
- a CDS encoding M15 family metallopeptidase — protein MLKIYTITCLRLLFLLFVTSITAAAQEQTSIIDSLSTEWSEVKFEADGVINKMAYADTANFMHQKVYPCARCLLRPEVAVALDKANALAAEKELRLVIFDCYRPYPIQYKMYEIVNNPKYVAKPGKGSNHNRGRAIDISLADADGNLLDMGGAFDDFSEVSHPDYKDISRKARKNRRLLAKIMTKAGFSIYPYEWWHFDYKQKTYETSDYIWDCN, from the coding sequence ATGCTCAAAATTTATACCATCACGTGCCTCAGGTTATTGTTTTTGTTATTTGTAACCAGTATTACTGCCGCAGCGCAAGAACAGACAAGCATTATCGATTCGTTATCTACAGAGTGGTCTGAGGTGAAATTTGAGGCTGACGGCGTTATTAATAAAATGGCATATGCAGATACAGCCAACTTTATGCACCAAAAAGTATATCCCTGTGCGCGTTGCCTGCTGCGACCTGAGGTTGCAGTGGCGCTTGATAAAGCAAATGCACTTGCTGCTGAAAAAGAGCTAAGGCTGGTAATTTTTGACTGTTATCGCCCGTATCCCATTCAGTATAAAATGTATGAAATTGTAAATAACCCTAAGTATGTGGCCAAGCCCGGTAAAGGAAGTAACCACAACAGGGGCAGGGCTATAGATATTTCTTTGGCAGATGCCGATGGTAATTTGCTTGATATGGGTGGGGCTTTTGACGATTTTAGCGAGGTGTCGCATCCTGACTATAAAGATATATCCCGCAAAGCACGTAAAAACCGCAGGCTGCTGGCTAAGATAATGACCAAAGCCGGTTTTAGTATTTACCCTTATGAGTGGTGGCATTTTGACTACAAACAAAAAACATACGAAACATCTGACTATATATGGGACTGTAACTAA
- a CDS encoding alpha/beta hydrolase: MKTITEKGTVEEFTIAAPQLHGDKNIWVYLPAGYDANNLGYPVIYMHDGQNVFAQPETNNHEWHIEEKLNDLHSEAIIIGIAHGGDKHRIDEMTPYPNDTHGGGHADDYLDFMVNALKPYVDSHYNTLKDKSQTTIFGSSVGGLISFYALLKYPEVFGNSGVFSPSFWFSEEIYTFIESVDKIEGRIYLMAGDHESTAMIPDLERMEQLILERVANARQIQKRIIHNGHHNEKLWRKAFPEAYRWLMQV, encoded by the coding sequence ATGAAAACAATTACAGAAAAAGGTACCGTTGAAGAATTTACCATAGCAGCGCCGCAACTGCATGGGGATAAAAACATTTGGGTTTACCTGCCTGCGGGATATGATGCCAATAACTTAGGGTATCCTGTAATATACATGCACGATGGGCAAAATGTTTTTGCGCAGCCTGAAACTAATAATCATGAATGGCATATTGAGGAGAAACTGAATGACCTGCATAGCGAAGCCATTATTATAGGTATAGCACACGGCGGTGATAAGCACCGTATTGACGAAATGACGCCATATCCTAATGATACCCACGGTGGTGGCCATGCCGATGATTATCTTGATTTTATGGTTAATGCCTTAAAGCCATATGTTGACAGCCATTATAATACGCTGAAAGATAAGTCGCAAACTACTATTTTTGGGAGTTCGGTAGGTGGATTGATTTCCTTTTACGCTTTGCTAAAATATCCTGAGGTTTTTGGCAATTCAGGAGTGTTTTCGCCATCGTTTTGGTTTAGCGAAGAGATATATACCTTTATAGAAAGCGTTGATAAAATTGAAGGCCGCATATATTTAATGGCGGGCGATCATGAGAGTACCGCCATGATACCCGACCTGGAACGAATGGAACAGTTGATCTTAGAACGTGTTGCTAATGCCCGCCAGATACAAAAACGGATCATTCACAACGGGCACCATAACGAAAAGCTTTGGCGCAAAGCATTTCCTGAAGCATACCGCTGGCTGATGCAGGTTTAG
- a CDS encoding tetratricopeptide repeat protein, with the protein MYKRGYEFDARLDSYGGLSGSKNFPNLEKSQEDIYFESGISCYDKGDLSGAIINWSLTLAINPKEPNAYYSRAIVKAELYTWKAALNDYNKAIELAPDFTSALVNRGSLKDDNGDYMGAVQDYNTALKVKHLDIEQEEMIYFNRGNSKYNLKDRKGACTDWQKAYKLGSTDAKDKLDKYCN; encoded by the coding sequence ATGTATAAAAGAGGATATGAATTTGACGCAAGACTTGATTCCTATGGAGGCCTTAGTGGTTCTAAAAATTTTCCTAACTTAGAGAAATCTCAAGAGGATATATATTTTGAAAGTGGCATCAGTTGTTATGATAAAGGTGATCTTAGTGGGGCAATTATTAACTGGTCACTTACATTGGCTATAAATCCTAAAGAACCAAATGCTTATTATTCAAGGGCTATTGTTAAAGCAGAACTATATACATGGAAAGCTGCTCTTAATGATTATAATAAAGCGATTGAATTAGCGCCTGACTTCACGAGTGCATTAGTAAACAGAGGTAGTCTTAAAGATGACAATGGTGATTATATGGGTGCTGTACAGGACTATAATACCGCACTGAAAGTTAAACATTTAGACATTGAACAAGAAGAGATGATTTATTTTAACAGGGGTAACTCAAAATATAATCTAAAGGACAGGAAAGGCGCATGTACAGATTGGCAAAAAGCATATAAATTAGGTTCAACAGACGCTAAAGATAAACTTGATAAATATTGTAATTAA
- the kdsA gene encoding 3-deoxy-8-phosphooctulonate synthase gives MNLQNIPQIKNTDSGNFFLLAGPCAIEGEEMALRIAEHIVKVTDRLQIPYVFKGSFKKANRSRVDSFTGIGDEKALKVLRKVSETFGVPTVTDIHTNEDALMAAQYVDVLQIPAFLVRQTDLVVAAAETGRTVNLKKGQFMSPESMKHAVQKVLDSSNDKVMVTDRGTMFGYQDMVVDFRGIPTMRDFATTVLDVTHSLQQPNQVAGVTGGRPDMIETIARAGIATGVDGIFIETHFDPANAKSDGANMLHLDYFEGLMEKLTAIRRTINQF, from the coding sequence ATGAACTTACAAAACATCCCCCAAATAAAGAATACCGATAGCGGCAACTTTTTTCTACTTGCAGGCCCATGTGCCATAGAAGGAGAAGAAATGGCGCTGCGCATTGCTGAGCATATTGTAAAAGTAACCGACAGGCTGCAAATACCTTATGTTTTTAAAGGATCGTTTAAAAAAGCCAACCGCAGCCGTGTAGACAGCTTTACGGGTATAGGCGATGAAAAAGCCCTTAAGGTATTGCGTAAAGTGTCTGAAACCTTTGGCGTACCTACCGTTACAGACATCCATACTAACGAAGATGCCCTGATGGCAGCCCAGTATGTAGATGTACTGCAAATACCGGCGTTTCTTGTAAGGCAGACCGACCTTGTAGTGGCAGCTGCTGAAACCGGGCGTACTGTAAACCTTAAAAAAGGCCAGTTTATGAGCCCTGAGAGCATGAAGCACGCTGTGCAAAAAGTGCTTGACAGCAGTAACGATAAAGTAATGGTTACAGACCGTGGTACTATGTTTGGTTACCAGGATATGGTGGTAGACTTTAGGGGTATACCTACCATGAGAGATTTTGCTACTACGGTGTTAGATGTTACACACTCGCTACAGCAGCCTAACCAGGTAGCAGGCGTTACCGGAGGAAGGCCAGATATGATCGAAACTATTGCCCGCGCCGGCATAGCCACCGGTGTAGATGGTATTTTTATAGAAACACATTTTGACCCTGCCAATGCCAAAAGCGATGGCGCAAATATGCTGCACCTTGACTATTTTGAAGGCCTTATGGAAAAACTAACCGCCATAAGGAGAACAATAAATCAATTTTAA
- a CDS encoding DUF6691 family protein — protein sequence MKFIKYLLVGILFGIVLTKSEAVSWYRIYEMFHFQSFHMYGIIGTAVVVGTLGIQLFKRSKLKDINGEPIVLQDKEKRFTSYFVGGIIFGLGWGLVGTCPGPIFILIGSGFMGIGIVLIGALLGTWVYGLLKNKLPH from the coding sequence ATGAAGTTTATAAAATATTTACTGGTAGGCATATTGTTTGGCATTGTACTAACCAAATCTGAGGCCGTGTCGTGGTACAGAATCTATGAAATGTTTCACTTTCAGTCCTTTCATATGTATGGTATAATAGGTACTGCTGTAGTAGTAGGTACTCTTGGTATTCAGCTTTTTAAAAGAAGTAAACTTAAAGATATTAACGGTGAACCCATAGTATTACAGGATAAAGAAAAGCGTTTTACAAGCTACTTTGTAGGCGGTATTATCTTTGGCTTAGGCTGGGGACTGGTAGGCACCTGCCCCGGGCCAATTTTTATACTGATAGGCTCAGGCTTTATGGGCATAGGCATTGTACTTATAGGTGCATTACTTGGCACCTGGGTATATGGCTTGCTAAAAAACAAACTACCACATTAA
- a CDS encoding YeeE/YedE family protein, with protein MYSFYGTWPWYVSGFLIGSVMLLLVFFGKTFGMSSNLRTMCSIMGAGKTSDFFRFDWKAQRWNLVVVLGAMIGGFIATHYLSDGSGVVLNPKTVTELSLIHIDEPNGKLLPDALTSAEALQSPKVLGILLLGGLLVGFGTRYAGGCTSGHAITGLSNLQLPSLIAVIGFFIGGLIMSWLLLPLILK; from the coding sequence ATGTATAGCTTTTACGGAACCTGGCCGTGGTATGTGTCAGGCTTTTTAATAGGATCGGTCATGTTACTACTGGTTTTCTTTGGCAAAACCTTTGGTATGAGCAGCAACCTGCGCACTATGTGCAGCATTATGGGAGCAGGTAAAACATCTGACTTTTTCCGATTTGACTGGAAAGCCCAGCGCTGGAATTTAGTAGTGGTACTTGGTGCCATGATAGGTGGCTTTATAGCAACACATTATTTAAGCGACGGATCTGGGGTGGTGCTTAATCCTAAAACAGTTACCGAACTTAGCCTGATACATATTGATGAGCCTAACGGAAAATTACTACCGGATGCGCTAACCAGTGCAGAAGCGTTACAATCGCCTAAAGTATTGGGCATATTATTGCTTGGTGGTTTGCTCGTAGGTTTTGGCACACGCTATGCCGGTGGTTGTACATCCGGGCACGCCATTACCGGATTAAGCAATTTACAGTTACCCAGCCTTATTGCGGTAATAGGTTTTTTTATTGGCGGATTGATAATGTCGTGGCTGTTGCTGCCCCTAATTTTAAAGTAA
- a CDS encoding 3'-5' exonuclease, whose product MELKLHRPICFFDLETTGTDITKDRIVEISILKVYPNGNKESRTWLVNPERTIPVATIAFHGITDEKVANEPTFKQLSTQIYTMIKDADLAGYNSDRFDIPLLAEEMLRAGVDFDMKNRVSVDVQTIFHKKEERTLSAAYKFYCGQVLENAHTAAADTNATYEILKSQLDRYEDLENDMRLLSEYTTRKKAVDFAGFIALDDAGQEVFTFGKFKNVKVEQVLQQEPGYYGWFQSADFPLYTKKVLTAIKLRKLNNKLA is encoded by the coding sequence ATGGAACTGAAACTACACCGCCCCATCTGTTTTTTCGATCTTGAAACTACAGGTACAGACATTACGAAAGACCGTATTGTAGAAATATCAATCTTAAAAGTTTACCCAAACGGAAATAAGGAAAGCCGCACCTGGCTGGTAAATCCGGAAAGGACGATACCCGTTGCTACCATTGCTTTTCATGGTATTACTGATGAGAAAGTGGCAAATGAGCCTACTTTTAAACAACTCTCTACGCAGATATATACTATGATAAAGGATGCCGACCTTGCAGGATATAATTCTGACCGTTTTGATATACCGCTGCTGGCTGAAGAGATGTTGCGTGCCGGCGTAGATTTTGACATGAAGAACCGGGTATCTGTAGATGTACAGACCATATTCCATAAAAAGGAAGAGCGTACCCTGAGTGCTGCGTATAAATTTTACTGCGGGCAGGTGCTGGAAAATGCCCATACAGCAGCAGCAGATACAAATGCTACTTACGAAATTTTGAAGTCGCAGCTAGACCGTTATGAAGACCTTGAGAATGATATGCGTTTGCTATCAGAATATACTACACGTAAAAAGGCGGTAGACTTTGCCGGTTTTATAGCGCTTGATGATGCGGGCCAGGAGGTGTTTACCTTTGGCAAATTTAAAAACGTAAAGGTAGAGCAGGTGCTGCAGCAGGAGCCGGGTTACTACGGATGGTTTCAGAGTGCTGATTTTCCGCTGTATACTAAAAAAGTACTGACGGCTATAAAACTCAGGAAATTAAATAATAAATTAGCATAA